The following are from one region of the Acidobacteriota bacterium genome:
- a CDS encoding transposase, which yields MVEKRRRFSEEFKREAVRLAYESGCRLKDVAKELDVRPDLIRRWRHALSGGEPGKPASAEAQEIRRLQRQLSRMREERDILKKALAIFSDRPQ from the coding sequence ATGGTTGAGAAGCGTCGTCGTTTCAGTGAGGAGTTCAAGCGCGAGGCCGTGCGTCTGGCGTACGAGAGCGGTTGTCGTTTGAAGGACGTGGCGAAGGAGCTGGATGTTCGTCCGGATCTGATCCGCCGTTGGCGTCACGCCTTGAGTGGCGGGGAGCCTGGGAAGCCGGCTTCGGCAGAGGCGCAAGAGATCCGTCGTTTGCAGCGCCAGCTTTCGCGGATGCGGGAAGAGCGCGACATCCTAAAAAAAGCCTTGGCGATCTTCTCGGATCGGCCGCAGTGA